TCTCAAGACTGCTCGAGGAAATGGCGCAGACGGGATTTCAGGGTAAAAGTCTGGGCAGGGTAGCGGACGTTCTCTGCAAGATGGTGGAAGCTGAGAATCTCACCATCTTTTTCGGATACGCGGGCTCCCTTTCCACAACCGGACAGTGGAAAATAATAAACTGGCTAATCGAGAACAGGTACATAGACGTTCTGATAACCACCGGCGCGAACATCTCCGAGGACATAGTGGAAGCGATGGGTTTTTCGTACTGGCAGGGAACTCCTAACGAAGACGACACAAAACTTTTCTCCGAGGGGATAAACCGCTACTACGATGTTTACGGAACTGAGCCCGACTACCTTGAGATGACCGAACTTTTAGCCGAATTCATAATGACTCTTGATAAATCCCGAAGCTATTCCTCAAGAGAATTTCTCAAAAGATGCGGACAGTGGCTCGACAAGAAAAACATAAACAGCATAGTAGCCACGGCCGCAAGAAACGAAGTTCCGATCTTCTGCCCCGCAATAGCAGACAGCCCCTACGGAGACGCGGCTCTCATAGCCGAAAGCAGGGGACATCATCTCACAATCGACGCCATACAGGACTACGTGGAATTCATGGGAATGGGGGAGAGCGTGGTTGACACGGGAGTGGTTTACATAGGCGGCGGGGTCCCGAAAGACTTTATTCAGCTTTTCGCCGTCACGGGCGACCTTCTTTACGAAGACAGGAAGATTCCGGGAAGAAAGGCTGGACTTAACCGCAAAGGAACCGGGGAGCAGGAAACCTA
The window above is part of the Candidatus Dadabacteria bacterium genome. Proteins encoded here:
- a CDS encoding deoxyhypusine synthase family protein; the encoded protein is MKEGSDYLGEKVKAIEVSPEKPISRLLEEMAQTGFQGKSLGRVADVLCKMVEAENLTIFFGYAGSLSTTGQWKIINWLIENRYIDVLITTGANISEDIVEAMGFSYWQGTPNEDDTKLFSEGINRYYDVYGTEPDYLEMTELLAEFIMTLDKSRSYSSREFLKRCGQWLDKKNINSIVATAARNEVPIFCPAIADSPYGDAALIAESRGHHLTIDAIQDYVEFMGMGESVVDTGVVYIGGGVPKDFIQLFAVTGDLLYEDRKIPGRKAGLNRKGTGEQETYYPHKYAIQITTDSPQWGGLSGCTFEEAISWGKENPEGSLVQCYCDATIALPIVSHALSEKTKLKRKGTLLKFDD